The Nitrospirota bacterium nucleotide sequence CGGCAAATTCAGGCCGCTTCGCTTGCTCCGGGTCGAGATCGATCAACTCAGCCGCCGCTCGATTAAAACTGATGAGGTACGGCGGTTCCGAAAACGGCGTGGGGTTCAGCTTGGCGTAAAATGCCTCGGGCAGGCGGGCATAGGTATTATCGAACGACAATGTTTCCAACTGGTGTCTGATCATGGGTGGAGCATGGCAGGACTCGCTCGATATTTTCAAGCGAGGATAGGTCTCATCCAACAGAGAGGCGAATTGCTCGGAGTCGACGTCGAAGATCGACGCCTCGCCGGGATCGGTCTGTGTCAGGAGAGTGGAATCGACTCGCGAATCGGAGCCGGTGATAAATGGCGCGCGAGGAGCCTGGTTTTCAGACAGCCTGGTGACGAGTTGTTCCATCGTGCGGAACCCCTATCGATGGCCGTTCTGGACCTCGCGATCCACCGTAAACACAAAGACCCGTTCACTCAGCTGCACGTCGATGTCGGTAAAGAGCGCGAGTGTGTTGGCGCCGATGATCTCGCTCACTTGCTCACAGAGTTTGTCGCGGCCCTGCGCGACTAAATTCTCCCGCAATCGCCTCACCATATCGATGCCTTCCACCGTCTTGGCCAACTGCCGTTCGGCCGGCGTCAGCACCCCCTTGAGCCGGACCACGACCAGATCCCGCACGATGAATGCGCGCACCTCATCGGGGCCGCGTCCCATGAACTCCTGCTCGAACTGGATAACGGCGTTGCGAATCGCGTTTTCCACGTCATGCCCTCTTCTGATTCACGCTAGGGTCGCCCCTCGACGGTATTTACCGGCCGAGATGTTCCAAGTCCCGATCCACCGTGAACACGAAGACTTTCTCGCCGAGCTGGGCATCGATATCGGTAAAGATGGCCAGCACCTTGGCCCCCACTATTTTGCCCACCTGTTCGAGGAGCTGATCGCGGCCCTGGGCAATGAGGGCCTGTCGGATTCGTTTGACCATCTCCACGCCTTCGGCGGTCTTGGCCAATTGTCGCTCAGCCGGTGTCAGGACGCCTTTGAGTCGAACGGCGACGAGATCCCTCACGACGAACGCCTTCACTTCCTCCGGACCCCGCCCCATAAACTCTTGTTCAAATTTGATAATCGCCGTGCGAATCGCCGATTCGATTTCGCCTTTGGTCAGTCCTCTGTTCATCGCACGCCCCTTCCAACCAGATCCTAGATTGTAGCAGCCAAGTATAGAAGTCCCCCTTCAAAGGTCACAAGGGTAAAGCTGCGCCTCGTTGAGCCAACAGACATGATGCGTGGGTTCGAAGGCCTAAGCCGCTCAAGGAACATACCCGACAGCTTCACTTCTCCGAAACAGATCCTTGACATAGTGATTCGGTCTTCACTTCATCTGATGGCCTGCCCTGTCCGCCTCGCTCACAAAACAGGCAGGAAAAACAGACTCGGCCGGTCAGCGCCGCCCTTGTCTTCCGGAACCTGTTTGTCTAAAATGAGCCCCCTCACGCCGGTGAAGAGGAGTATAGGATGAAGGGTTTACGGTTCGAGCGTATCGGGACAAATCGTTACTATAATGTGGTGTTCCACAT carries:
- a CDS encoding DUF2294 domain-containing protein, whose protein sequence is MNRGLTKGEIESAIRTAIIKFEQEFMGRGPEEVKAFVVRDLVAVRLKGVLTPAERQLAKTAEGVEMVKRIRQALIAQGRDQLLEQVGKIVGAKVLAIFTDIDAQLGEKVFVFTVDRDLEHLGR
- a CDS encoding DUF2294 domain-containing protein gives rise to the protein MENAIRNAVIQFEQEFMGRGPDEVRAFIVRDLVVVRLKGVLTPAERQLAKTVEGIDMVRRLRENLVAQGRDKLCEQVSEIIGANTLALFTDIDVQLSERVFVFTVDREVQNGHR